One Anguilla rostrata isolate EN2019 chromosome 15, ASM1855537v3, whole genome shotgun sequence genomic window carries:
- the wu:fc50b12 gene encoding uncharacterized protein wu:fc50b12 — translation MPNRAQEDAVINLKSVQDLSRYLGFEWPVLAYELGFTRAELRRFHTVSAEKKAQAKSMLECWYSRSWDKPNKTKLLRDALERAGRRYLSDRLLCLHWGHQKLSSRVELPAAFPFIITVHKTIDNREGLRRINELNRRYT, via the exons ATGCCGAACAGAGCTCAGGAG GATGCGGTTATTAACCTGAAGTCTGTCCAGGATCTGTCGCGGTACCTGGGCTTTGAGTGGCCGGTTCTGGCCTACGAGCTGGGCTTCACTCGGGCGGAACTCAGGCGGTTCCACACGGTGTCGGCAGAGAAGAAGGCCCAGGCCAAGAGCATGCTGGAGTGCTG GTACAGCAGGTCGTGGGACAAGCCCAATAAGACCAAGCTCCTGCGGGACGCTTTGgagcgggcggggcggaggTATCTGTCGGACCGCCTGCTCTGTCTTCACTGGGGGCACCAGAAGCTGAGCTCCAGGGTGGAGCTGCCCGCGGCCTTCCCCTTCATCATCACCGTGCACAAAACCATAGACAACCGCGAGGGCCTGCGCAGGATCAACGAGCTCAACCGCCGATATACCTAA
- the kbtbd7 gene encoding kelch repeat and BTB domain-containing protein 7: MRRMASVLSCFSGPEELEDINHARSLLKELKLFYDSKLLVDVTIEVDPDCPSHQQNAGPGKSKFCTESGKLFPCNRNVLAAASPYFKSMFTGGLYESKQQKVTIHDVDADSMSLIIDYCYTGKVQITEANVQRLYAAANMLQLEYVRYACSSFMTRRLDVSNCMAILKFADTFDNHDLKSEAQGFVARNFVQLCRTSRELCELDLTQIKDILSLDTLDVDCESKVCSAAIQWIEANQREQTDDAAVEVLRCVRWHLFTEKDAAYLEGLKSKPCVKRHLAGFMAGVSGGGGNGGMEWTPPAPAHGPAHRIGRSAKEMILFFGRPNEPFMCYDPYSEEVRSMASPLINLSNLGFKRSIMETFTVCVSPENDLYLASQLSKHFWVYNPVLNSWQELAERLIGRVHADIGYLNGHLYMLGGRDPNTDARLKDVECYSIQRNQWRLVAPLPHSLGKMQIAAMNDRLYVVNKRRMLCYEPQRNRWLPGASLKHGKLHKACVFQDQIFCLCDIPVVKAYSPARGEWRRIGDIPMDSNALNYQVVQHSGRLLLLTVSLAHHNRNRVIVHEYDPARDGWRNVASMLGSSFGYISLSARLYPSSLGSGQSFFAEEDDDSGSSADWDLDGLTDADSDSGSSSSFSDENW; encoded by the exons ATGAGAAG aatGGCTTCAGTTCTAAGCTGTTTCAGCGGTCCCGAAGAATTGGAGGATATTAATCACGCCAGAAGTTTACTGAAAGAGCTCAAGTTGTTCTACGACTCAAAATTGCTTGTGGACGTTACCATCGAAGTGGACCCGGACTGTCCGTCCCACCAGCAGAACGCAGGGCCAGGAAAGAGCAAGTTTTGCACAGAGAGTGGAAAACTCTTCCCTTGTAACCGTAACGTACTAGCGGCAGCCAGTCCCTACTTCAAGAGCATGTTCACCGGGGGGCTTTACGAAAGCAAGCAACAGAAAGTGACGATACATGACGTGGACGCCGATTCCATGTCTCTAATTATTGACTACTGCTATACTGGCAAAGTGCAAATAACGGAGGCCAACGTGCAAAGACTATACGCGGCAGCCAACATGCTGCAGCTGGAATATGTCAGGTACGCATGCTCTAGTTTTATGACCAGAAGACTGGACGTCTCAAACTGTATGGCGATTCTGAAATTCGCGGACACGTTTGACAATCATGACTTAAAAAGCGAGGCCCAGGGATTCGTCGCCAGAAACTTTGTGCAGCTGTGCAGGACGAGCAGGGAGCTCTGCGAACTGGACTTGACTCAAATCAAAGACATCCTGTCGCTGGACACCTTGGATGTGGACTGCGAGAGCAAAGTCTGTTCGGCCGCAATCCAGTGGATTGAGGCAAACCAGCGCGAGCAGACCGACGACGCCGCCGTGGAGGTGCTGAGGTGTGTCCGGTGGCACCTCTTCACAGAAAAGGACGCGGCTTACCTGGAAGGGCTCAAGTCCAAGCCGTGTGTCAAGCGCCACCTCGCGGGCTTCATGGCGGGggttagcggcggcggcggtaaCGGCGGGATGGAGTGGActccgcccgcccccgcccacgGGCCGGCGCACAGGATCGGACGGAGCGCCAAAGAGATGATTCTGTTCTTCGGGAGACCCAACGAGCCCTTCATGTGCTACGACCCGTACTCAGAGGAGGTCCGCTCCATGGCGTCCCCTTTAATCAACCTGAGCAACCTGGGCTTTAAGAGGTCCATAATGGAGACCTTCACCGTCTGCGTGTCCCCAGAAAATGACCTTTACCTGGCCTCGCAGCTGTCGAAGCACTTCTGGGTGTATAACCCCGTACTGAACAGCTGGCAGGAGCTGGCGGAGAGGCTAATCGGACGGGTTCACGCGGACATCGGCTACCTCAACGGGCACCTGTACATGCTGGGGGGGCGTGACCCCAACACGGACGCCAGGCTGAAGGACGTGGAGTGCTACAGCATCCAGAGGAATCAGTGGAGGCTGGTGGCCCCGCTGCCCCACTCCCTGGGCAAGATGCAAATCGCGGCCATGAACGACCGCCTGTACGTGGTCAACAAGCGGAGGATGCTCTGCTACGAGCCGCAGAGGAACCGCTGGCTGCCCGGGGCGTCGCTGAAGCACGGCAAGCTGCACAAGGCCTGCGTGTTCCAGGACCAGATCTTCTGCCTGTGCGACATCCCGGTGGTGAAGGCCTACAGCCCGGCCCGGGGCGAGTGGAGGCGCATCGGGGACATCCCCATGGACAGCAACGCGCTCAACTACCAGGTGGTGCAGCACAGCGgccggctgctgctgctgaccgTGTCCCTCGCCCACCACAACAGGAACCGGGTCATCGTGCACGAGTACGACCCCGCCCGTGACGGCTGGAGGAACGTGGCCAGCATGCTGGGCTCCTCTTTCGGCTACATCAGCCTCTCGGCGCGCCTGTACCCCTCCAGCCTGGGCTCGGGGCAGAGCTTTTTCGCCGAGGAGGACGACGACAGCGGCTCCAGCGCCGACTGGGACCTGGACGGCCTGACTGACGCTGACTCGGACTCGGGGAGCTCCAGCTCCTTCTCGGACGAGAACTGGtag